One genomic segment of Mesoterricola silvestris includes these proteins:
- a CDS encoding AGE family epimerase/isomerase, producing the protein MLRRFLIHSLSAVLVAAVPGQRWLDHFNRDLLPFWNVPAAWGTPRGDFPTFRCNDGNLFSPASPCPEIADPPGWIKASAGMEFTRMKSRQTFFYGAAYHLTGDPAMLALARDGVRFLRAKALDKDTGSAVTFWDKGVPGPPVLERTTQDLAYAELGMAMYYYLTRDPEVLADIVRLKDHIFTRYWDKDWGMLRWAAKGPAEETGRQELVAQLDQVNAYMLLLAPILPEPLRTQWKADLVRLARVMVEKYHSPERHLFWGTLHEPRALGTRHTDFGHTAKALWMIGRIGRLAGDEALARFADTEGAAVLDMALLPDGTWGSKLRRDGTVEPSKEWWIYAELDQLAATLALADRKWSRTLDGTAAFWLTSMVDPRHHEVWGWVGPRGETYPDSPKIHLWKNGYHSAEHALVGYITSRALEAKPATLHFALPDPKAPVNPYFFAGTPGTKRVSPLPGFPGLSKVEVSFSGIR; encoded by the coding sequence ATGCTGCGTCGGTTCCTCATCCATTCCCTGTCCGCGGTCCTGGTGGCGGCCGTCCCGGGCCAGCGCTGGCTGGATCACTTCAACCGGGACCTGCTCCCCTTCTGGAACGTGCCCGCCGCCTGGGGGACGCCCCGGGGGGACTTTCCCACCTTCCGGTGCAATGACGGCAACCTGTTCAGCCCGGCCAGCCCCTGCCCGGAAATCGCCGACCCGCCGGGGTGGATCAAGGCCAGCGCCGGGATGGAGTTCACCCGCATGAAGTCCCGCCAGACCTTCTTCTACGGCGCCGCCTACCACCTCACCGGGGACCCGGCGATGCTGGCCCTGGCCCGGGACGGTGTGCGGTTCCTGCGCGCGAAGGCCCTGGACAAGGACACCGGGAGCGCGGTGACCTTCTGGGACAAGGGGGTTCCGGGGCCTCCGGTGCTGGAGCGCACCACCCAGGACCTGGCCTACGCGGAACTGGGCATGGCGATGTACTACTACCTCACCCGCGACCCCGAGGTGCTGGCCGACATCGTGCGCCTGAAGGACCACATCTTCACCCGGTACTGGGACAAGGATTGGGGCATGCTCCGCTGGGCCGCCAAGGGCCCCGCGGAGGAGACCGGCCGCCAGGAACTGGTGGCGCAGCTGGACCAGGTGAACGCCTACATGCTGCTCCTGGCGCCCATTCTCCCGGAGCCCCTGCGGACCCAGTGGAAGGCCGACCTGGTCAGGCTGGCCCGGGTGATGGTGGAGAAGTACCATTCCCCCGAGCGGCACCTCTTCTGGGGCACCCTCCACGAGCCCAGGGCCCTGGGCACGCGCCACACCGATTTCGGCCACACCGCCAAGGCCCTGTGGATGATCGGCCGCATCGGGCGCCTCGCCGGGGACGAGGCCCTGGCGCGCTTCGCCGACACCGAGGGCGCCGCCGTCCTGGACATGGCCCTGCTGCCCGACGGCACCTGGGGATCCAAGCTCCGCCGGGACGGCACCGTGGAGCCGTCCAAGGAATGGTGGATCTACGCCGAGCTGGACCAGCTGGCCGCGACCCTGGCCCTCGCCGACCGCAAATGGTCCCGCACCCTGGACGGCACCGCCGCGTTCTGGCTCACCTCCATGGTGGACCCCAGGCACCACGAGGTGTGGGGCTGGGTGGGCCCCCGCGGCGAGACCTACCCCGATTCCCCCAAGATCCACCTGTGGAAGAACGGCTATCACTCCGCCGAACACGCCCTGGTGGGCTACATCACCTCCCGGGCCCTGGAGGCCAAGCCCGCCACCCTCCACTTCGCCCTCCCCGACCCCAAGGCGCCGGTCAACCCCTACTTCTTCGCGGGAACCCCGGGAACGAAGCGGGTCTCGCCCCTGCCGGGCTTTCCCGGCTTGAGCAAGGTCGAGGTGTCCTTTTCCGGAATCCGGTAG
- a CDS encoding methyl-accepting chemotaxis protein has translation MRNNQPVTSVEHHLKDGAFIVSMTDPQGRITFVNDEFVRMSGFTAEELMGQPHNLVRHPFMPAAAFADLWATAKSGKPWFGIVKNRCKNGDFYWVDANITPVMERGQITGYVSIRSRPSKAQVREAERVYAHLNAGKSMAEATAQPWMPLRSWSSRSRMVAGFAALGGIVALVGALNLATLLKVSAGVKQIQDSGAAPRGLAEIGALADGGIGLLGAGGLAALLGGAAIAWLLIRAQRLQLGGDPDTAIGIVQQIAQGDLRVEIDTPPGDVTSLLARLRTMQSNLKGMVNRIRFDGTRVTETAESFSAATHQIAATSRELARNSEEERIAVERMASAMTELSASIQEVASNVKASQRQAQEAVTATEAGDRSGEAAMVAMAQVEEATTKVVQAVRVIQEIARQTNLLSLNAAIEAAKAGSLGKGFAVVAEEVRKLAERSAQSAREIASLIEVSNEAVTQGRTTVQGAVDALGDIRDHIGQVTSMAMEISASAEEQSTASSEVASQVERSAAKATENASASVQLSSTVETISAHSDQLAHTAEGLAALARQFRT, from the coding sequence ATGAGAAACAACCAACCGGTCACCTCGGTCGAGCACCACCTCAAGGATGGTGCATTCATCGTCTCCATGACGGACCCCCAGGGCCGGATCACCTTCGTGAACGACGAGTTCGTGCGCATGAGCGGGTTCACCGCGGAAGAGCTCATGGGCCAGCCCCACAACCTCGTGCGCCATCCCTTCATGCCCGCGGCGGCCTTCGCCGATCTGTGGGCCACGGCCAAGTCCGGCAAGCCCTGGTTCGGCATCGTCAAGAACCGCTGCAAGAACGGGGATTTCTACTGGGTGGACGCCAACATCACGCCGGTGATGGAACGGGGGCAGATCACCGGCTACGTCTCCATCCGGAGCCGTCCTTCCAAGGCCCAGGTCCGGGAGGCGGAACGGGTGTACGCGCACCTCAACGCCGGCAAGTCCATGGCGGAGGCCACGGCCCAGCCCTGGATGCCCCTGCGGTCCTGGTCCTCCCGTTCGCGCATGGTGGCCGGTTTCGCGGCCCTGGGGGGAATCGTGGCCCTGGTCGGGGCCCTGAACCTGGCCACGCTCCTGAAGGTCTCCGCCGGGGTGAAGCAGATCCAGGACAGCGGCGCGGCCCCCCGGGGACTCGCGGAGATCGGCGCGCTGGCCGACGGCGGCATCGGGCTGCTGGGCGCGGGGGGATTGGCGGCGCTCCTGGGCGGGGCGGCCATCGCCTGGCTCCTGATCCGGGCCCAGCGGCTCCAGCTGGGGGGGGATCCCGACACGGCCATCGGCATCGTCCAGCAGATCGCCCAGGGCGACCTGCGGGTGGAGATCGACACGCCGCCCGGGGACGTGACCAGCCTCCTGGCCAGGCTGCGCACCATGCAGTCCAACCTCAAGGGCATGGTGAACCGCATCCGCTTCGATGGGACCCGGGTGACGGAGACCGCCGAGAGCTTCTCCGCCGCCACCCACCAGATCGCCGCCACCAGCCGCGAGCTGGCCCGCAATTCCGAGGAGGAGCGCATCGCGGTGGAGCGCATGGCCTCGGCCATGACCGAGCTTTCCGCCTCCATCCAGGAGGTGGCGTCCAATGTGAAGGCCAGCCAGCGCCAGGCCCAGGAGGCCGTCACGGCTACCGAGGCCGGGGATCGCTCCGGCGAGGCCGCCATGGTGGCCATGGCCCAGGTGGAGGAGGCCACCACCAAGGTCGTGCAGGCGGTGCGCGTGATCCAGGAGATCGCCCGCCAGACCAACCTCCTCTCCCTCAACGCCGCCATCGAGGCCGCCAAGGCCGGGTCCCTGGGCAAGGGCTTCGCGGTGGTGGCCGAGGAGGTGCGGAAGCTGGCCGAACGCAGCGCCCAGTCCGCCCGCGAAATCGCCAGCCTCATCGAGGTGAGCAACGAGGCCGTGACCCAGGGCCGCACCACGGTGCAGGGCGCCGTGGACGCCCTGGGCGACATCCGGGACCACATCGGCCAGGTGACCTCCATGGCCATGGAGATCAGCGCCTCCGCCGAGGAGCAGTCCACCGCCAGCTCCGAAGTGGCCTCCCAGGTGGAGCGCAGCGCCGCCAAGGCCACGGAGAACGCCAGCGCCAGCGTCCAGCTCTCCAGCACCGTGGAGACCATCAGCGCCCATTCCGATCAGCTCGCCCACACCGCCGAAGGCCTCGCGGCGCTGGCGAGGCAGTTCAGGACCTAG
- a CDS encoding class II D-tagatose-bisphosphate aldolase non-catalytic subunit translates to MPERLLELCESRRLGRIRGLTSICSTHPLVVRAAMDEVLATGGPLLIEASGNQVNQLGGYTGMTPETFRDFVHGLAAEAGLETSRLILGGDHLGPGPWRLQPAAQALGKAGALVQACVAAGYRKLHLDTTVACAGDGTVLSPETAARRAASLCLLAERAWQDDPAGSPPVYVLGLDTAADAEPRVTPAPEVGRSLDLFQAAFAREGVAAAWDRVVALVVQPGVDFSETAVHPYNRKKARPLTKAIAGRRPWMFEAHATDYQHPGVLRELVEDGVGILKVGPWLTFACREALFSLEDVAREMQGEGRGIQLREVLDRAMRKDPVHWKDHHHGPDTSYTRLFSYRDRSRYYWTDPDVEAEVERLLDATAGPLPSQLLDLHLPMALDSVLDGDLEPSGRAIVLHAVRRVLGHYFTACRADA, encoded by the coding sequence GTGCCTGAGCGGCTCCTCGAACTGTGCGAAAGCCGGAGGCTGGGCCGCATCCGGGGCCTGACGTCCATCTGCTCCACCCATCCCCTGGTGGTCCGGGCGGCCATGGACGAGGTCCTGGCCACCGGCGGGCCGCTGCTCATCGAGGCTTCGGGCAATCAGGTGAACCAGCTCGGCGGGTACACCGGCATGACGCCGGAAACCTTCCGGGACTTCGTGCACGGCCTGGCCGCGGAGGCCGGCCTGGAGACCTCCCGCCTCATCCTGGGCGGGGACCACCTGGGCCCCGGCCCCTGGCGGCTCCAGCCTGCGGCCCAGGCCCTGGGCAAGGCCGGCGCCCTGGTGCAGGCCTGCGTGGCGGCGGGGTACCGCAAGCTCCACCTGGACACCACGGTCGCCTGTGCGGGCGATGGTACGGTCCTTTCCCCGGAGACCGCCGCCCGGCGGGCTGCGTCCCTTTGCCTGCTGGCTGAACGAGCCTGGCAGGACGACCCGGCGGGTTCGCCCCCGGTGTACGTGCTGGGCCTGGACACCGCGGCGGATGCGGAGCCGCGCGTCACCCCGGCCCCGGAGGTGGGCCGGTCCCTGGACCTGTTCCAGGCCGCCTTCGCCCGGGAAGGCGTGGCCGCCGCCTGGGACCGGGTCGTGGCCCTGGTGGTCCAGCCCGGCGTGGATTTCAGCGAGACCGCGGTGCACCCCTACAACCGCAAGAAGGCCCGCCCCCTCACCAAGGCCATCGCGGGCCGCCGGCCCTGGATGTTCGAGGCCCACGCCACCGACTACCAGCACCCCGGGGTCCTGCGGGAACTGGTGGAGGATGGGGTGGGCATCCTCAAGGTGGGCCCCTGGCTGACCTTCGCGTGCCGGGAGGCCCTCTTCTCCCTGGAGGACGTGGCCCGGGAGATGCAGGGGGAGGGGAGGGGGATCCAGCTGCGGGAGGTGCTGGACCGCGCCATGCGCAAGGACCCGGTGCACTGGAAGGACCACCACCATGGCCCGGACACGTCCTACACCCGGCTCTTCAGCTACCGGGACCGGTCCCGGTACTACTGGACCGACCCGGACGTGGAAGCGGAGGTGGAGCGCCTCCTGGACGCCACGGCGGGTCCCCTGCCGAGCCAGCTCCTGGACCTGCATCTTCCCATGGCCCTGGATTCCGTCCTGGACGGCGACCTGGAACCCAGCGGAAGGGCCATCGTCCTCCACGCCGTGCGGCGGGTGCTGGGCCACTACTTCACCGCCTGCCGGGCCGACGCATAG
- a CDS encoding putative bifunctional diguanylate cyclase/phosphodiesterase: MLLKDMEASELVEHLAKARMEVAQLKAQLEGLRDQDPLTGLPNRFRLADRTGQAILMAHRQGNMVAVLFIELDRFKSINQTLGFADSDDLCLQLTRRISVLLRPGDTLARVGSDQFAVLLPEVRDPLEPLRIAQGILDALCIPYRVSKREVRLTASIGISLSPQDGDNASTLQKEAENACNRAKAGGGNAIQCTTLTLSEAAFERQQMDAFLGESLVKNEMRIFYQPQFNMEGHIVGMEALLRWQHPVLGAVPPSKFIPLAEENLFIHTLGEWALNNACRQAAIWQALSPRPIKLAVNVSPVQLASPRLVDYVARTLRESRLSHSCLELEITESSLLKNSDPRHTPLHDLKALGVRIGLDDFGTGYSSLSYLQQLPIDTLKIDQAFVRNMHPDRPGVISSNPIVQTIVNLGNNLGLSLVAEGVETQAQKETLHAMGCHSFQGYLMGRPMEAAAMGIHLETQINTAFNALLGPPMQDRAV; this comes from the coding sequence ATGCTCTTGAAAGATATGGAAGCCTCGGAGCTCGTGGAGCATCTGGCCAAGGCCCGCATGGAAGTGGCCCAGCTCAAGGCCCAGTTGGAGGGGCTCCGGGACCAGGACCCGCTCACGGGCCTGCCCAACCGCTTCCGCCTGGCGGACCGCACGGGCCAGGCCATCCTCATGGCCCACCGCCAAGGCAACATGGTGGCCGTGCTCTTCATCGAACTGGACCGCTTCAAGTCCATCAACCAGACCCTGGGCTTCGCCGATTCCGACGACCTCTGCCTGCAGCTCACCCGGCGCATCTCCGTGCTCCTGCGCCCCGGCGACACCCTGGCCCGGGTGGGCAGCGACCAGTTCGCGGTGCTCCTGCCCGAGGTGCGGGATCCCCTGGAGCCGCTGCGCATCGCCCAGGGCATCCTGGACGCCCTGTGCATCCCCTACCGGGTCTCCAAGCGGGAAGTGCGGCTCACCGCCAGCATCGGCATCAGCCTGTCGCCCCAGGACGGGGACAACGCGTCCACCCTCCAGAAGGAGGCGGAGAACGCCTGCAACCGCGCCAAGGCCGGCGGCGGCAACGCCATCCAGTGCACCACCCTCACCCTCAGCGAAGCCGCCTTCGAGCGCCAGCAGATGGACGCCTTCCTGGGCGAGAGCCTCGTCAAGAACGAGATGCGGATCTTCTACCAGCCGCAGTTCAACATGGAAGGCCACATCGTCGGCATGGAGGCCCTCCTGCGCTGGCAGCACCCGGTGCTGGGCGCCGTGCCCCCCTCCAAGTTCATCCCCCTGGCCGAGGAGAACCTCTTCATCCACACCCTGGGCGAATGGGCCTTGAACAACGCCTGCCGCCAGGCCGCGATCTGGCAGGCCCTGAGTCCCCGGCCCATCAAACTCGCCGTGAACGTCTCGCCGGTGCAGCTGGCCTCGCCGCGGCTGGTGGACTACGTGGCCCGCACCCTGCGCGAATCCCGGCTCAGCCATTCCTGCCTGGAGCTGGAGATCACCGAGAGCAGCCTCCTGAAGAACTCCGACCCGCGCCACACGCCGCTCCACGACCTCAAGGCCCTGGGCGTGCGCATCGGGCTGGACGATTTCGGAACCGGCTACTCGAGCCTCAGCTACCTGCAGCAGCTGCCCATCGACACGTTGAAGATCGACCAGGCCTTCGTGCGCAACATGCACCCCGACCGCCCCGGCGTGATCTCCTCCAACCCCATCGTCCAGACCATCGTGAACCTGGGCAACAACCTGGGCCTGAGCCTCGTGGCCGAGGGCGTGGAGACCCAGGCCCAGAAGGAGACCCTCCACGCCATGGGCTGCCACTCCTTCCAGGGCTACCTCATGGGCCGCCCCATGGAGGCCGCCGCCATGGGCATCCACCTCGAAACCCAGATCAACACCGCCTTCAACGCCCTCCTGGGGCCGCCGATGCAGGACCGGGCGGTGTAG
- a CDS encoding DUF4337 domain-containing protein, which produces MADEKKEPWLNFLALTTVILAVCATLATFKGGGYSTRSVMSQAMASNQWAFFQAKSTKSNLYEISREQLELQAEGASGERAEALRRKAADWARKVATYDQEKAAIQAEAKRLENVKEEAQKHSAAFGIAVIFLQIAILLSSIAALLKQKQVWWLGLVVGAAGILYFVNGFLLFL; this is translated from the coding sequence ATGGCTGACGAAAAGAAAGAACCCTGGCTGAACTTCCTCGCCCTGACGACGGTGATCCTCGCGGTGTGCGCCACCCTGGCCACCTTCAAGGGCGGGGGCTATTCCACGCGCTCGGTCATGAGCCAGGCCATGGCCTCGAACCAGTGGGCCTTCTTCCAGGCCAAGAGCACGAAATCGAACCTCTACGAGATCAGCCGCGAGCAGCTGGAATTGCAGGCCGAGGGCGCCTCCGGGGAACGGGCCGAGGCCCTGCGCAGGAAAGCCGCCGACTGGGCCCGGAAGGTGGCCACCTACGACCAGGAGAAGGCCGCGATCCAGGCCGAGGCCAAGCGCCTCGAGAACGTGAAGGAGGAGGCCCAGAAGCACTCCGCCGCCTTCGGCATCGCCGTGATCTTCCTCCAGATCGCCATCCTCCTCTCCTCCATCGCCGCCCTCCTCAAGCAGAAGCAGGTATGGTGGCTGGGCCTGGTCGTCGGCGCGGCGGGAATCCTCTATTTCGTCAACGGCTTCCTGCTGTTCCTGTAG
- a CDS encoding mucoidy inhibitor MuiA family protein encodes MLTRWLLPCLALTLAAEVPVSLTAPIRRVRLHPDEAWVTRVGQAKVAGPGVHRLLLKDLPQGLELDDVRVAASGPKGSRLGDLSVGAEPRKVTETPEYKALKAEWEGVRDRQDALEAEGESIAKELAFLSGLQAGYDKEISARMTGALPGAAAVVDLSRSLQGRFGEVLTRDRRRRRELEKVREEFRRLDVDLSRRAAERSASPAQATVEVATDRAGEVEVEFTYRTRGAGWVPTYEARLAPDGRKLELAIFATIRQGTGEDWNRVQVEITNARSGRSLALAQYAGPRLVDSAVPALEVAERRMRNLGSLAPGVAQNQYLPAPRAVLDVVAANAPATVSEAQPLEEARGIAATWALEGTKDIPADNEAHRFRILGRDLEPALALVATPRLDPTVHRVARFPVPAGIPLFPGAAVVHYAGTQRVGQTQLEMPLPGAPFQFGFGPYRGVRVELRQVEALKEAVGTFTKDIQWTLRERMEVSNDTAEAVQVELLDREVRASSDKVRITPLPGTTPSREDAVPGVRAWTLAVEPRGKGTVALGAQIRIPAGCVLTGADDLHLPR; translated from the coding sequence ATGCTGACCCGATGGCTGCTGCCCTGCCTTGCCCTCACCCTGGCCGCGGAGGTCCCCGTGTCGCTCACGGCCCCCATCCGCAGGGTGCGCCTCCACCCCGACGAGGCCTGGGTCACCCGGGTGGGCCAGGCCAAGGTGGCCGGCCCCGGGGTCCACCGGCTCCTGCTGAAGGATCTGCCCCAGGGCCTGGAACTGGACGACGTGCGGGTGGCCGCCTCGGGCCCCAAGGGTTCGCGCCTGGGCGACCTGAGCGTCGGCGCGGAACCCCGGAAGGTCACCGAGACGCCCGAGTACAAGGCCCTCAAGGCCGAGTGGGAGGGGGTGCGGGACCGCCAGGATGCCCTGGAGGCCGAAGGGGAGTCCATCGCCAAGGAACTGGCCTTCCTTTCGGGGCTGCAGGCCGGCTACGACAAGGAGATCTCCGCGCGCATGACGGGCGCCCTCCCGGGGGCCGCGGCCGTGGTGGACCTGAGCCGCAGCCTCCAGGGCCGCTTCGGCGAAGTGCTCACCCGGGACCGCCGGCGCCGGCGGGAACTGGAGAAGGTGAGGGAGGAGTTCCGGCGCCTGGATGTGGATCTGAGCCGGCGCGCCGCGGAACGCAGCGCCAGCCCCGCCCAGGCCACGGTGGAAGTGGCCACGGACCGGGCCGGGGAGGTGGAGGTGGAATTCACCTACCGCACCCGCGGCGCGGGGTGGGTGCCCACGTACGAGGCCCGCCTCGCCCCCGACGGCAGGAAGCTGGAGCTGGCGATCTTCGCGACCATTCGCCAGGGCACCGGGGAGGACTGGAACCGCGTGCAGGTGGAGATCACCAACGCCCGCAGCGGGCGGAGCCTCGCCCTGGCCCAGTACGCCGGGCCCCGGCTCGTGGATTCGGCGGTGCCGGCCCTTGAGGTGGCGGAGCGGCGCATGAGGAATCTGGGCAGCCTCGCGCCCGGGGTGGCCCAGAACCAGTACCTGCCGGCCCCCAGGGCCGTGCTGGACGTGGTGGCCGCCAACGCCCCGGCGACCGTCTCCGAAGCCCAGCCCCTGGAGGAGGCCCGGGGGATCGCGGCCACCTGGGCCCTGGAAGGGACCAAGGACATCCCCGCCGACAACGAGGCCCACCGCTTCCGCATCCTCGGCCGGGACCTGGAGCCGGCCCTGGCCCTGGTGGCCACGCCTCGCCTGGATCCCACGGTCCACCGGGTGGCGCGCTTCCCGGTGCCGGCGGGGATCCCGCTCTTCCCGGGGGCGGCCGTGGTGCACTACGCGGGGACCCAGCGGGTGGGCCAGACCCAGCTGGAGATGCCCCTGCCCGGGGCCCCCTTCCAGTTCGGATTCGGCCCCTACCGGGGCGTGCGGGTGGAGCTGCGCCAGGTGGAGGCCCTGAAGGAGGCCGTGGGCACCTTCACCAAGGACATCCAGTGGACCCTGCGCGAGCGCATGGAGGTCTCCAACGACACCGCCGAGGCCGTGCAGGTGGAGCTCCTGGACCGGGAGGTGCGGGCCTCCAGCGACAAGGTGCGCATCACGCCCCTGCCGGGAACCACGCCGTCCCGGGAGGACGCCGTCCCCGGCGTGCGGGCCTGGACCCTCGCCGTGGAGCCCCGGGGCAAGGGCACCGTGGCCCTGGGCGCGCAGATCCGCATCCCCGCGGGATGCGTGCTCACCGGCGCCGACGACCTGCACCTGCCGCGCTGA